The following proteins are co-located in the Callithrix jacchus isolate 240 chromosome 10, calJac240_pri, whole genome shotgun sequence genome:
- the OR8B12 gene encoding olfactory receptor 8B12 — protein sequence MVAKNSSVTEFILEGLTDQPGLRIPLFFLFLGFYMVTMVGNLGLITLIGLNAHLHTPMYFFLFNLSLIDFCYSATITPKMLMSFVSRKNIISFTGCMTQLFFFCFFVVSESFILSAMAYDRYVAVCNPLLYTITMSPQVCLLLLLGAYGMGFAGAMAHTGSIMNLTFCADNLVNHFMCDILPLLELSCNSSYVNELVVFIVVAFDIGMPIVTIFISYALILSSILHISSTEGRSKAFSTCSSHIIVVSLFFGSGAFTYLKPASILPLEQGKVSSLFYTIIVSMLNPLIYSLRNKDVKVALRRILGKKDIFFRKE from the coding sequence ATGGTAGCCAAAAACTCTTCTGTGACAGAGTTTATCCTCGAAGGCTTAACCGACCAGCCGGGACTCCGGATCCCCCTCTTCTTCCTGTTTCTGGGTTTCTACATGGTCACCATGGTGGGGAACCTGGGCTTAATAACCCTAATTGGGCTGAATGCTCATTTGCACACTCCCATGTACTTCTTCCTCTTTAATCTCTCTTTAATAGATTTCTGTTACTCCGCTACCAtcactcccaaaatgctgatgaGTTTTGTCTCAAGGAAGAATATAATTTCCTTTACAGGGTGTATGACTCagctctttttcttctgcttctttgtcGTCTCTGAATCCTTCATCCTGTCAGCAATGGCGTATGACCGCTATGTGGCCGTCTGTAACCCACTGTTGTACACAATCACCATGTCTCCCCAGGTGTGTTTGCTCCTTTTGTTGGGTGCCTATGGGATGGGGTTTGCTGGGGCCATGGCCCACACAGGAAGCATAATGAACCTGACCTTCTGTGCTGACAACCTTGTCAATCATTTCATGTGTGATATCCTTCCTCTCCTTGAGCTCTCCTGCAACAGCTCTTACGTGAATGAGTTGGTGGTCTTTATTGTTGTGGCTTTTGATATTGGAATGCCCATTGTCACCATCTTTATTTCTTATGctctcatcctctccagcattctTCACATCAGTTCTACAGAGGGCAGGTCCAAAGCCTTTAGTACTTGCAGTTCCCACATAATTGTAGTTTCTCTATTCTTTGGTTCTGGGGCTTTCACGTATCTCAAACCCGCTTCCATCCTGCCCCTTGAGCAAGGGAAAGTGTCCTCCCTTTTCTATACCATCATAGTCTCCATGTTAAATCCACTAATCTATAGCTTGAGGAACAAGGATGTCAAAGTTGCCCTGAGGAGAATTTTGGgcaaaaaagatattttcttcagAAAGGAGTAG